Below is a window of Rhodamnia argentea isolate NSW1041297 chromosome 11, ASM2092103v1, whole genome shotgun sequence DNA.
GATGTGAGCAGCGAGAGTCCTCCTCGTCAAGCATTCCTCCTCGCCAACTCCTTCGCAGCTCTCTTCAAACCCCTCAACGTGCTCTGCCTCAACCTtctgaaaagaacaaaagagggAACAGGGAAACCAAATATGAGCATCACTCGGTTCGTATCTCCCTTTCGGTTCTCATATGAGAGCTTCTGAACAAAATCAACTAACCTCATGGCCAGATGTCACGGGGTTTTCTTG
It encodes the following:
- the LOC115742122 gene encoding phytosulfokines 3-like; its protein translation is MAKMVALFLMISLLLCSTLAFGARPEPAFPQENPVTSGHEKVEAEHVEGFEESCEGVGEEECLTRRTLAAHIDYIYTQKQKP